Proteins encoded within one genomic window of Tachysurus vachellii isolate PV-2020 chromosome 16, HZAU_Pvac_v1, whole genome shotgun sequence:
- the LOC132859276 gene encoding aldo-keto reductase family 1 member D1-like — protein MELTAENHSVTMSNGLKIPLIGIGTYGDPGTTPKGTTYNAVKLAIEVGYRHIDGALVYLNEHEVGQAIRDKIAEGTVKREDIFYCGKLWNTFHPPELVRPALEQTLQALQLDYVDLYIIELPIAFKPGETFFPKDENGKFIYHETNLCATWEALEACKDDGLVKSLGVSNFNKRQLELILNKPGLKYKPVSNQIECHPYFTQPKMMDFCKQNEIIIVGYSPLGTSRDPSWVNLKCPPLLEDELLVSIAKKYKKTTAQVVLRFSVQRGVVVIPKSFNPKRIKENFEIFDFFLTNEEMKDIEGLNKNIRFVELLMWGDHPEYPFHEEY, from the exons ATGGAGCTGACAGCTGAGAATCATTCTGTCACTATGAGTAATGGGTTGAAAATCCCTCTAATTGGTATAGGGACTTATGGAGACCCTGGGACC ACTCCCAAAGGAACCACATATAATGCAGTCAAGCTGGCCATTGAGGTTGGATACAGGCATATCGATGGAGCCTTGGTGTATTTAAATGAGCATGAAGTGGGCCAAGCCATCCGAGACAAAATTGCTGAAGGAACGGTGAAAAGAGAGGACATTTTCTACTGTGGAAAG TTATGGAACACATTTCATCCTCCTGAGCTTGTGAGACCAGCATTGGAACAAACTCTCCAAGCTCTACAGCTGGACTATGTGGATCTCTATATCATTGAACTCCCAATAGCTTTTAAG CCAGGAGAGACGTTCTTTCCAAAAGACGAAAATGGGAAATTTATCTACCATGAGACAAACCTCTGTGCCACATGGGAG GCATTAGAGGCCTGTAAAGATGATGGGCTGGTAAAATCTCTCGGAGTGTCTAACTTCAATAAGCGGCAGCTGGAGCTGATCCTGAATAAGCCAGGTCTAAAGTACAAACCTGTGTCGAATCAG ATTGAATGCCACCCATACTTCACTCAGCCTAAAATGATGGACTTTTGTAAGCAGAATGAAATTATCATTGTTGGATACAGTCCTCTAGGAACATCCAGAGATCCATCTTG GGTGAATTTAAAGTGTCCCCCTTTATTGGAGGACGAGCTTCTGGTGTCCATCGCTAAAAAGTATAAGAAGACCACAGCGCAGGTCGTGCTTAGATTCAGTGTTCAGCGAGGCGTGGTGGTCATTCCCAAGAGCTTCAACCCAAAGCGCATCAAGGAGAACTTTGAG atatttgatttctttttgaCTAATGAAGAAATGAAAGACATTGAAGGGCTTAACAAGAACATTCGCTTTGTGGAGCTTCTCAT GTGGGGTGATCATCCTGAATATCCATTCCATGAagaatattaa